GAGGACTGGTTTCTAAAGGACGCTATCAGGGTTGATGAGAAGGTATGCAACATCCCAATCTGGTTCTCCTGCTTTTATAGAAATAAGTAGACTGGCATTTAATGTTGAAGTGCATATTCTCTTAACACAGAACTTCCATCCTGCGTGTTTTGAAGATTACAAAAATGTGAGTATGGGGTGAAAAAAGAGGCAAAAATCAGCTAAAACAGTGATTGTTGGTTTGATCTTCTGCTATGTGTCTGTCCTCAGACATCGTCCTACTGTGATGTGACGCCATCTCCCAACAAGGCGCTGACAGACCACCCGCTGAGCGCCTTCATAAAGACTGAGGAAGAAGAGGAAAATTCTTCGTGTGCCATGGCAGCCGCCGCACCCTCAGTCAAACTAGAAGACTCTGAATCTGTCGAGTGTGACCAAGCGGTGAAGAAAGAGGAGGTTTTAACAGACGTGCAATCGGACGAGAAGAGCCTGTGAGCAGCTGCCATGCTGcacattttctttgtttttgaagAAAAACTTTCTGTTGGTTGACAATTAaacttaaatacattttggtatttgtGCCGTCAAGCTGCTGCTTGAAAAAaagaaatgtttcctttttgggtAAAACATGTAAATGATTTAATTTATACATTAAAGTATTTTTGGAATCTGTGGCGTGCTTGACTGCAACAACGGCTGTACATAGTTTGATAACTAGTTGGATTTACTGATGAGCAGTTAcaggtgtttacttgtttgtggcgTCCATTAAGGTAAGCATCAAACAATCAGTCGATGGAAGATTGCCTGCTCATCAGGAAGCATCCACGCTCTTTCTTTGGGTTTCAATAAAGTTTCAGAAACTTGTTTGCGTTGGTGTGATTGTTCTTGGGTTTTCATTGTTCTGcttttcaattaaaaataaagGTCATGTTGAATCAAAAAACTGCCTCAGTTTGTTCATAAAACCTTACAACACATGCAATGAACACACGACTAGATCAAATAATTTGCATGAAATTGGGaagaaactttaaaaaaaaaacttcaaacaTAAGCAACAATGTTGTGCCCTTTTTTTGCTGCATGTCGGTAAGAGCAGTCTTTGATTGAAAATGTAATAACTCTCTGCCACTACTTTGAATCGACATGTACACTTTCAGAGCTTCACTTCCATAACCAGTAAACACCCAGAGAAATGGTCAGGCAGGAGAACACAGTTGCTGTGGAGacacaaaacattaaataaaataagttaagacaagcggcagaaaatggactGATAAATTTAATAGAAAAATATCAattatataaaacatttatgAAGTACTATTTTTGTTTAACTCAGTTATGTTGGAAACTAAAGTAGCCTCACCTGCGAGGTAACGGATGGTCTCCAGCTTCAGTGACTCCAGGACCGTTTTAAGTGAAGCCACCTGCAGCTCCATCTTCTTGCTGATCTCCATGTTGTTGTGATCCAGGTCGGCTTTCTATAAATCGACAAAAACATGTGAATATGGCCACTAAGGGAGACCATAAGCAggatatttaaatttgtattgaaTTTACTTTTTGATGGAATTCTGTGCTAGCCTCCATCAGCTTCGTGTCCTGCTCTGTAAACTGGCACAAGACAAGAAGTTGGGTTGCTTTGCCGCTGCATGCACGCACAGACGCAAACATTTACACACTCACCATGTCAGAGATGCGGCTGCTCTCCAGGTTGATATCCAGTTTGGTTTCCGCCCGCACTTTTAGACTCTCTTCCTTTAGTCGATTATACAGTTGCTCCAGTTCCCGCTTCATCTTCTGCAGAAAACTAAAAGACTCAACCAATTTCCACACAACTAGCCTTGTCAATAAAGGATGCAATTGTACCGTGTTCTCAGATCGCAGGTTGGCAAAGTCGCTCTTCTCCAGGATCACCATGTCCTTCCTGATGGCGTCCAGGTGGGCCATGATCTGCTGCAGGGCAATTTCCTGTGAATAACAAAATAGGAGCTTGATTTACACCCAAAGGTGGTGAGACAATTAACAAACACATGTGATGTTCGGAATGATAGCACCCCACCTGGTGCGACTTGGTCACCATGTCTTTATAAACAATGTCCATGTTGGCCGTTGTCAAAGTCACCAGAGCGGAGACGATGAGCTCGGCCTGTCGTTTCTCGAAACCTGGGAAAAAATGCCTTTGTGTGTAACTAATTATGCAGCCATTAGGTATACATAATGAGGTCCAATGCAATAAATAGATGAAAATGtaattaaagtatatatatatatatacatacagtatatatatatatatatatacacatatatatatatacatatatatatatacatatacatacatacatatatatatatatatatacatacatatatatatacatacagtatatatatacatacagtatatatatatatatatatatatatatatatatatatatatatatatatatatatatatatatatatatatatatatatatatatatatatatatatatatatatatatatatatatatatatatatatatatatatatatatatatatatatatacgcacacacacacgcacacgcacacgcacacacacagtaaaggccaaaagtttggacacaccttctcattcaatgcgttttctttattttcatgactatttacattgtagattgtcactgaaggcatcaaaactatgaatgaacacatgtggagttatgtacttaacaaaaaaaggtccatccatccatccattttccaccacttgtccctttcggggtcgtggggggtgctggagcctatctcagctgcattcgggcggaaggtggtgaaataactgaaaacatgttttatattctactttcttcaaaatagccaccctgtgCTCCGAttattgctttgcacactcttggtattctcttgatgagcttcaagcacacctgtgaagtgaaaaccatttcaggttcttgaagctcatcgagagaatgccaagagtgtgcaaagcagtaatcagagcaaagggtggctattttgaagaaaataggtttcatgtttccagttatttcaccttttgttgttaagtacataagtcCAAAtgcgttcattcatagttttgatgcgttcagtgacaatctacaatgtaaatagtcaagaaaacaaagaaaacgcattgaatgagaaggtgtgtccaaacttttggcctttactgtgtgtgtgtgtgtgtatatatatatatatatatatatatatatatatatatatatatatatatatatatatatatatatatatatatatatacatacatacatacatgtgtatatatatatacatgtgtgtatatatatatatatatatatatatatatatatatatatatatatatatatatatatatacatacatgtgtatatatatacatgtgtgtgtatatatatatatatatatatatatatatatatatatatatatacacatacatatatatatatatacatacatacatacacacacacacacacgtatgtatgtgtgtatgtatatatatatattatacatacatatacgtatgtatgtatatatacattcatatacagtatgtatatatatacatatgtatgtatatatacattcatatacagtatgtatatatatatatatatacacatgtatgtagctatacatgcatgtgtgtgtatatatatatatatatatatacacatgcatgtatatatatatacacatacatatatacatacatgtatatatatacatacatgtatgtacacatatatacatatatatatgtatatatatatgtatgtggatatatacatacatacacatatatatatatatacatatatgtatatatatatatatatatatatatatatatatatatatatatatatatatatatatatatatatatatatatatatatatatatatatatatatatatatatatatatatatatatatacacatacacacacacacatatcaagatacaggtgatggaattcctgccggtttaaaagaggagaaaacacgaaaaaaatgacaattaaattttgaaacaaagtgtatcttcaatttcaactctttaaaattcaaaatttaaccgaaaaaaagaagacaaaaacttaaaaaaagaatttatggaacatcattagtaattattcctgattaagattaattttagaattttgatgacatgttttaaataggttaaaatccaatctacactttgttagaatatataacaaattggaccaagctatatttctaacaaagacaaatcattatttcttctagattttccagaacaattttttaaaaagaaattcaaaagacctcgaaataagatttaaatttgattctacagattttctagatttgccagaataatttttttgaattttaatcataataagtttaaagaaatatttcacaaatattctttgtcgaaaaaacagaagctaaaatgaagaattaaattaaaatgtatttattattctttacaataaaaacattttttttacttgaacattgatttaaattgtcaggaaagaagaggaaggaattcaaaaggtaaacatgtatatgtgtttaaaaatcctaaaataatttttaaggttgtatttttttctctaaaattgtctttctgaaagttataagaagcaaagtaaaaaaaaaaaagaatttatttaaacaagtgaagaccaagtctttaaaatattttcttggattttcaaattctatttgagttttgtctctcttagaattaaaaatatcgggcaaagcgagaccagcttgctagtaaataaataagatttaaaaaatagaggcagctcactggtaagtgctgctatttgagctatttttagaacaggccggcgggctactcatctggggccgtacttatcaagcttcttagagtgccattttacacttaagtcctgagaatttgcgaaatttagtcctactctcaaacttaagaataaaagcttttcatcaacgttcttaagtctaagaatcactcctactctccacgatatttaagagaccttcagaggtgtcttaagtggttaggagttgccagcaggggatggcactgaggcgagagagacgtgtgcgaacgttcagggaacggaacaatgttgttgttttttttgatgacgagcagctgatcaaacggtatcgtttagacagagcggatattatttttgtcacagatttaatacttttcgattccttgttgatttctgcatgtgtctgcagtgggctagtatatatagagccacccacaccagtttcaaattagttgcctaattaatgaattagaaagaaaatgttatgacagtagcgtatgtgtgtggccgtgaggtgagtgacgtcagtgagtgtgtgggcgatagaagagagggagcggtagcgtgagtgccggcggggactagtttgttttgtattattttgtagtttattgtcaaaatatacactcccattgtccacttaaatatttccaagatatttctttattcttagacaacggattcccttccgtgattggtcatttctatggacacagaaatgacgtcacctaaaattctgtttacggcacatagtaatgtcgtaattcagctctgagtgtgacacttaagattcagtcctacacttcgctgaaagtgtgagtaagacgcttgataactaacttttaagtgcagctttcagcgaataatttatttactcttaagtcaactcttagcagacttcttaggagtaattctaagaagcttgataagtacggcccctggtccttatgggctacctggtgcccgcgggcaccgcgttgagttaaaggtaaattgagcaaattggctatttctggcaatttatttaagtgtgtatcaaactggtagcccttcgcattaatcagtacccaagaagtagctcttggtttcaaaaaggttggtgaccactgctttAGAATATCAAATAATATGCACACATATTTTGATaaattattatattactttacaTTTAATCAAATGTATTCATTTTGGGTTTTCGTAATGTTATATATTCAAACTTGCATACAGTTATTtcgttttaatatttttttgtagttTCCTCACCGCTACTTGCCAGCTGGATCACCATGGCATGCGAGTCAAAAGTAAGTTTCCGCTGTTCCAGAGGGGTTAATTCCACTTTCCTCAGGTCAAAGCTCGCCACTGCTGTCCCAACCTGAATAGCTGTAAGTAAACAATTAAGCCAGTTGAGCAACATTGCAGCAGGGGAACACAAAAGACAAGATGGGGCCTAAAGTTACGTCCACTTCTTTTAAGACATTTGGAAAAGTTGTAATAGAATCACACTTGTAGATGGAGACACATATGAACACAATATGGTAGCTATTGACTAGTACATTAAGTTAGCAGTACAGTACATTACGCACAACTGTTACCTCTCCAATTTGCAAGCTGCCGTAGCTTCCATCGCCGCATAAGAGTGTTCATTCGGCTCTTCTTGGCTTTAAATGTAAAGTAAACGTTACTCAAATCGATAAAGTTTGTTAAATAACTCCTATGGGCCCAGTAAGACTCTTGTTTAATCACAAACCGGATGCAGCGTCAAGGCGAGAAGAGTGACAGTCTTATGATGCCTTCTGGTACTGTCGGAAAATTGAACTTCTATCGTGAAACATTATTTAAGAAAGCGTCTTTATCTCATGTGTCATGTTGTCAATTTGTGAAAAACGCTtgagtgttttatatatatatatatatatatatatatatatatatatatatatatatatatatatatatatatatatatatatatatatatatatatatatatatatatatatatatatatatatatcttcaaacAACGCCGACAGGTATATTCTATTACACCTAGAGTATTATGTGGTCTCCGTGGTGCGTTTGTCGCCAACCGTCTTCCATTTACGGAGTCGTTGTAGTGCACCTTCATTGTCAATAAAGTTTTCCATCCAAAAACACAACCGGGAAGTGTCATGGTGGCCACCGCAGTGGACAGTGGAAGCTGGTTTCCAGCTTTAGCTCTGGGAGTTTCCTTGCTCAAAGCTCTGTTTATCAACGCCTAGtgagtcaaacactgtttttacGTTGACTTATGTCATTCCCGTTTTTGGGGGGGACAGAAAAATGTCCCACGATACTCCTGTTAGCATCCGGCTAACATTAGACTGACTGGGTCGCAACATCTACTAAATAGTATTTTTTGAATTAATTGATGTTTTCTTAAATCATGATGATTGCGTGCTGAATTGTAAATGAGCTTTCTTTAAATAATGTCACTTGCATATTATATGTTTTAGTAAATGTTTGTAAAGTCCGCGTGGTTAAACCTAAGCCTACGTAGCGGCCACAAGATGTCGCTATTTAAACCAAATATGGCCGGATGAATGCGAACAGACGGACACAATTACTGTCCCGTCTTGACCTTTATCTTTATGTTTTGTATTTGTGTAAAGTCATTCTACAGATTTTGAAGTGCACAGAAACTGGTTGGCTATTACACACAGTCTGCCAGTGTCCAGGTGGTACCATGAGGTAAAGGGAGTCTTCTTTGTCTGTCCTTTTGAACAACCACTCCCCCTGCTGGTGTAGGGTGTTACAACAAACTATGTGcttttttggggtattttcttcGTTTTTCGTGTAGAACACGTCCGAATGGACCCTGGACTACCCACCGCTGTTCGCCTGGTTCGAGTTCAGTCTTTCCCACATTGCTGAGCACTTTGATAAGAACATGTTGGCAGTGGAGAACCTCAACTACGCTAGTCCACCTACCGTCCTTTTTCAGAGGTTGTCTGTCATCTTCACTGATGTGCTTTTCATCTTTGCTGCGAAAGAGTGAGTGTGATGGGAAACCGAGCCACTACTGTTTCTTGTTTAGATATTTCTGCATACCGTTGTTGATTGTCTTTGTTCAGGTGTTGTAAGTGTGTTCGGGATCAGAAAGGCACTCGAGATGTCCTCGGCCGTCCATCTTTTGTCCTGGCTGTGCTGCTACTCTGGAACTTTGGTCTTCTCATTGTTGATCGTATGCTTTTCAATCAGTCAGCTATTTGATCCCGCCCACTTGCTTTCTGATGGGTGATTGACAGATGTATGTATTTCATGGCATATTTATTGGGGCTTTTCAAGTAtttaagggggaactgcactttttttgggaaatttgcctatcgttcgcaatcattcagaaagacatgacgacaaatgtatttttttgaatgcattctaactcgtaaatataaGTCCGCTTACAACAAAGTCAATGGAAGGTTCTCTATTTTGCCCatgaaacccaataaataaccatccaaaaaaccGACAACAATAGTCCATTTACAttccgtgacttgaatattaaccaggtattagtgatattgttaacaGAAGCGCATACGTAGATGAacaatttatagcggcgccgtgaccaCTAGCTCATGTGCTTGTATTGACATCATTGAGTGGTCAGcttcttcctcgcttccttgcttgtgaaagtttattgtagaccataaatcatgcctcttacctgAATAGTAAAAAGATGAGGACGTtgtctgacaagttggtacactttgacagccaatttagacacaAAAATGACACTTGGTTCCCCCcacttttcttcgcgaggattatgagtcattcttaatctaaacaggaatataacaagattctatcaatcgacatcctaatgacagcagcccTTGTACGTTAAGCGatggttttattatgtttgttggctctcttgAATTCTTCAGTGGTTAATCCTCAGTgatgcatataaaaaaaaagcgactgttgtgatgcgttttttgaatgattgcgccgcgtatgcttaaaattagcataatacataaatattaacagttattataaatgtgtctgttactacacaaAATACacgcttacagcatgtatataaacccTAAATGGAAATGTTTGGAtgcttttataggcagaatagagcgactttcataggctccattgtaagcagacttttgatcccaTTTGTTCACTATTTAGGatacataaaataaagaaaaatatagGTGTTCTTCACTTACATaacgattgtgaatgataggcaaaattacaaaaaaaagttccCATTTCAAGTAAATTCTGTAATAGGTCAGATTTTTAAGTATTCATTATTTAATGGGctttatatttatgtgtgtatactcAAATAAATCTTATCTTAAGCAATAAGATAATCATGTTTTGTAACATTGACTTCATAGCTCCTTGATGTTGTCCCTCAGATATTCATTTTCAGTACAATGGCTTTCTGTTTGGTTTCCTGCTGCTGTCTGTAGCCAAACACTTGCAGGTAACATCAAGTCATAAGTTTGAAGTCTTTTTACTCTTTAAAATGATGAACTAATTCTGCAACTTTTCTTTGGCATTGGACAGTCGCAGCACATGCAGGGGGCACTGCTGTTCGCTATTCTTCTCAACTTGAAGCACATCTACCTGTATGTGGCTCCTGCATACGGTGTCTTTCTGTTGAGGAGTTACTGCTTCACTCAGGGCAACAGCGGTAAGCCACACAACAAGTGCCGTAGCAACCACCTAATATCATCATCGCACAGTGTGGGAGCCAAACAGTAACCACTTAATAAAAAAGTTGTAGTGTCAATAGATGATGATGTAATTCATAAAGCAGCTTCAATGTATCAATCATTTACATCACTGTGTGATTTTTTTCTGTGCAGACGGCTCTATCAAATGGAGGAGCTTCAGTCCGCTCCGTTTGCTTGCTCTTGGCAGCATTGTGGTCACCGTCTGCGCTGTTTCCTTTGGCCCGTTTGTCGCCATGGTGAATGCATTGCAAACCGCTTCAGGGATCGAGGCgaaaaataagatttaaataaaATGTCAGCATAAAGTGGAGTTatatttagttttgttttttttgcagggTCAAGTACCTCAGGTACTGTCGCGTCTCTTCCCCTTCAAGCGAGGCCTTTGTCACGCCTACTGGGCGCCAAATGTTTGGGCTCTCTACAATGTCCTGGATAAAATTTTGGCCACACTTGGTAAGAGATTAATCAGTTCTCGAGTTAAGCTGTGGCCGTCATAAAACCTTGAATGATTCTGTAGCCAATGTTTTAAGTAACCTCTTAAAATTCTGAGGTGGCatatatgttttaaaaaagtttaaCAGTGTATAACAggtctattcaactggcggcccgggaaTGACACAATACcatttcaaaacttgggagacaaacatttttgcagcaaattcctaaaaacactagagtgctcctgttgtatagaggaacttggaccactgtaaacacgttGGCAgaaccttgcattgacattttaaccttgtgaGCAAACATAGAACATAGGTATCCAAGCTTGTGATTTACAAAATTAAGGCGTTCCTCAAGACACCgctttaagtcctctcttttttggCAGTTACGCATTTTTCTCTTAATgtaatttatgtaactaaggtgttttaGCTTGTTCACTCCAGATGCAGTTAGTAGTCATATGTTCAACTTATTtccttatactagtggtgttcctcaaggttccattttaggtcctctctttttcataattTGGGCTATCCAACTGGTGCCCCATGagtgagactcacatttttgcagaaggtccttaaaaacagcacagtgcttCCCTGTAACTCAGacaataaagacaaaaaaaatcaatgtctACCGTAAAGGATGCTGGTTCCCTGAAATATATACAGAATGAAGCGAATAGTGAAGGGAGAGGTCCAGTCCGGCGTATAATATAGCTAAAAGTAAAGTATTTCAGAAGACATATTTTCAAACAGAATTTGATTTTAGGTGTGACTGTGAAAGAATCCCAATaatagatcttttttttttcttccaggtAATCGTCTGAAACTTTTGAACGAGGCAAAACTTTCTCGGGCCTCCATGACAGGCGGCTTGGTTCAGGAGTTCCAGCACTCTGTCCTGCCTTCTGTGACTCCATCCGTCACCCTCGTCTGCACTCTGCTTTCCATTCTGGTGAGTCCTCTGTAAATCCTCCAATTTTTAACTTAGAAATTCCTCAGTGGGCTCACATTTCCTGTCTGTGTGATGTGACTTTTTAGCCCGCGGTAGCATCCATCTGGCGGCGTCCTCGTGGTGCTCGCGGATTCCTGCGCTGCCTGTTGCTCTGCGCTCTCGGCTCCTTCATGTTTGGCTGGCACGTCCATGAGAAAGCCATCCTCATGGCGATCCTCCCTCTCAGGTGGCCTTTTATTCATGTTATTAGAGTGGAATACGACTTTGTTATTGGTGCTTTACAGATCAAGTCAGCAATTTAGTGTTTTCCACAATGTAGTTTGTTGGCGGTAGAGAGTAGAGAGGATGCTGGTATCTTCCTAGTTCTGACCACAACTGGACACTACTCGCTGTTCCCGTTGCTTTTCACCCCAGCAGGTAAATATTAAACTGTCTGTCACTTATCtaaatgttaaaatatacacCACCCTAGTCATTTTTAATGCACTTTAATTATTGTGATTACCTTTTTTGTAGAGTTGCCGATCAAGTTTGCACTGATGTTGATGTTCACCATCTTTTCTTTCGCTGCTCTGGGGAGATTACACAGGtagttgaacttttt
This Entelurus aequoreus isolate RoL-2023_Sb linkage group LG05, RoL_Eaeq_v1.1, whole genome shotgun sequence DNA region includes the following protein-coding sequences:
- the ccdc90b gene encoding coiled-coil domain-containing protein 90B, mitochondrial; the encoded protein is MNTLMRRWKLRQLANWRAIQVGTAVASFDLRKVELTPLEQRKLTFDSHAMVIQLASSGFEKRQAELIVSALVTLTTANMDIVYKDMVTKSHQEIALQQIMAHLDAIRKDMVILEKSDFANLRSENTKMKRELEQLYNRLKEESLKVRAETKLDINLESSRISDMFTEQDTKLMEASTEFHQKKADLDHNNMEISKKMELQVASLKTVLESLKLETIRYLAATVFSCLTISLGVYWLWK
- the alg8 gene encoding probable dolichyl pyrophosphate Glc1Man9GlcNAc2 alpha-1,3-glucosyltransferase yields the protein MVATAVDSGSWFPALALGVSLLKALFINAYHSTDFEVHRNWLAITHSLPVSRWYHENTSEWTLDYPPLFAWFEFSLSHIAEHFDKNMLAVENLNYASPPTVLFQRLSVIFTDVLFIFAAKECCKCVRDQKGTRDVLGRPSFVLAVLLLWNFGLLIVDHIHFQYNGFLFGFLLLSVAKHLQSQHMQGALLFAILLNLKHIYLYVAPAYGVFLLRSYCFTQGNSDGSIKWRSFSPLRLLALGSIVVTVCAVSFGPFVAMGQVPQVLSRLFPFKRGLCHAYWAPNVWALYNVLDKILATLGNRLKLLNEAKLSRASMTGGLVQEFQHSVLPSVTPSVTLVCTLLSILPAVASIWRRPRGARGFLRCLLLCALGSFMFGWHVHEKAILMAILPLSLLAVESREDAGIFLVLTTTGHYSLFPLLFTPAELPIKFALMLMFTIFSFAALGRLHSQQSLLRPVEVVYLSGLVAVGVTCELIFPLSPWQQKLPFLPLLVTSVYTSLGVCYSFIRLYASLRDHSSRAIGPNSCDTGLIPALSQT